In the genome of Planococcus donghaensis, the window TCCCAAACGTAAATCGTTGTGTCCCAGTTTGCGGATCAATTCCGATAGTAACGACCATTACCCCAGCAACTGCAGCGATCATCGCTTTTATCGTAGAACCTTCAGATAAACTGGAAATGGCGGTTAACCCCATAAGCATCAATGCAAAATAGGCAGGTGGGCCAAACGAGATGGCAACACTTGATAAGGCTGGGGCTAACAACATCAGCATAATAACAGAAACCGTTCCCCCGAAAAATGAAGCAATCGCAGCGATGGCTAGTGCTTTCCCAGCCTTTCCTTGTTGCGCCATTGGGTAGCCATCAAAAGCTGTTGCCACAGTTCCTGAAATCCCAGGAGCATTTAAAAGAATCGAGGAAGTCGATCCCCCAAATACAGCGCCATAATATACTCCGGCCATCATGACAAGTGCAGGCGCTGGATCCATTCCATATGTAATCGGAATCATAATGGCTATGGCACTAATGGGTCCAAGCCCTGGCATCATGCCGATTAGCGTACCGACTATAACACCGATCAAAACAAACAAAATTCCTTCCCAGCTTAAAGCGACTTGAAAACCTGTTATCATTCCATCAAAAGCATTCATAAAGTCCACACCTCCTATATTGGTAAAATGCCTTTAGGTAGCGAAATTCCTAAAGCAAAAACAAAGATCACATACATCCCTAAAGGAAATAAGATTGAAACAATAATGTTGGATTTCCATTTGGTATATCCTAAAAACCATGAACAGAAAAAGATGAAAATTGCAGTCATAATGACAAATCCAATGATTTCAAATAATAAAATATAAAGAAAAATCATGGCAAAAACAGCTAGTAAAACCAATAATTCTTTTTTAGGAATATTGCGTTTCTCTTTTTCCGCCTCGGTTTCAATAGCTTTAGAGAAAAAGAGAGCAACAGATAAAATAATCATTAAGATGCCTAGTCCTTTTGGTATCACATCGGCATCTACTGGTGCATATGGATAATTCGGTAATTGAAAGCTTAAAAACAAATAAATGGCTGCTATAACAAATAAGATTAGAGCTATTCTTCGATTGATGGTTAACGGCAAGTGGAACGCCTCCTTTATACTGAAAAGAAAGAAACCGAATAATTGTTATTCGGTTTCTAAATTCTTTAGTTTCCTAACCCAATTTCCTCTAATAACACTTCAATTTCTTTGTATTCATTGTTTAAAAATTCCTCGTATTCTTCTGAACTTAAGTACATTTCGTTCCAACCATACTTTTTGCGCACTTCAGCAAATTCTTCAGATTCACTTAACTCTTTGAATTTTTCTTCGTAGTAATCCACTGCCGCCTGATCCATGTTTGGCGGTCCAAAGAACCCGCGCCAGTTGATAAAGCTTTCATCAATTCCTTGTTCGATAGCTGTTGGGAAGTCTGAAAGAATTTCGCCTTCCATTCGTTCTTCGGCTGTCACACCAAGAACTTTGATGTTTCCAGCACGCACTTGTTCTACCACTTCTCCAACACCTGTAGAAAATACATCAACTGATCCGTTTAATACCGATGTTAATGCTCCACCATCTTGGTCAGATACATATTTG includes:
- a CDS encoding tripartite tricarboxylate transporter TctB family protein translates to MPLTINRRIALILFVIAAIYLFLSFQLPNYPYAPVDADVIPKGLGILMIILSVALFFSKAIETEAEKEKRNIPKKELLVLLAVFAMIFLYILLFEIIGFVIMTAIFIFFCSWFLGYTKWKSNIIVSILFPLGMYVIFVFALGISLPKGILPI